The proteins below come from a single Cervus elaphus chromosome 4, mCerEla1.1, whole genome shotgun sequence genomic window:
- the CDH16 gene encoding cadherin-16 has protein sequence MVPAWLWLLCFLVPQALPRAQPAELYVEVPENYGGNFPLYLTKLPLPREEAEGQIALSGDTGVAGEGPFAVDPESGFLLVTRALDREEQTEYQLQVTLETEDRRVLWGPQPVRVHVKDENDQVPHFSQATYKVQLSRGTRPGVPFFFLEASDGDEPGTANSDLRFHILNQAPAQPASDMFQLEPRLGALALSPEGSTSLDKSLEGHYQLLVQVKDMGDQASGHQATATIDVSIVENTWVPLDPVRLAENLHVPYPHHIAQVHWNGGDVHYHLESQPQGPFDVDTEGKLYVTRELDREAQAEYLLRVWAQNTHSEDYAEPLELQVVVTDENDNAPVCPPRGPSVSIPELSPPGTKVAKISAEDTDAPSSPNSHVVYQLLSPEPEEPAELRAFELDSTSGSVTLGAAQLQAGQNILLQVLAMDLGGADGGLSSTCEIPVTITDINDHAPEFTTSQIEPVSLPEDAEPGTLVTTLTATDADLEPAFRLMDFAIEAGDEEGTFSLDWEPDSGHVQLRLLKNLSYEAAPSHKLVVVVRNVEELVGPGPGPGATATVTVLVERVVPPPQLDQESYEASVPISTPAGSLLLTVQPSDPMSNPLRFSLVNDSEGWLCIKEISGEVHTARPLQGAQPGDMYTVLIEAQDADEPTLSTSATLVIHFLKALSAPAPTLAPVPSRHLCTPRQDHGVVVSGPREDPDLAGRHGPYSFALGPNPTVQRDWRLRALNGSHAYLTLGLHWVEPREHVVPIVVSHSDQIWQIQVRVIVCRCNVEGQCMRKVGRMKGMPTKLSAVGILVGTLIAIGIFLILIFTHLTLARKKDLDQPVDSVPLKAAV, from the exons ATGGTCCCTGCCTGGCTCTGGCTACTTTGCTTCTTAGTCCCCCAG GCTCTCCCTAGAGCCCAGCCTGCAGAGCTGTATGTCGAAGTCCCGGAGAACTATGGTGGAAATTTCCCTTTGTACTTGACAAAG CTGCCGTTGCCCCGTGAGGAGGCTGAGGGCCAGATTGCACTGTCAGGAGATACAGGAGTGGCAGGGGAGGGCCCCTTTGCTGTGGATCCAGAATCTGGCTTCCTGCTGGTGACCAGGGCCCTGGACCGGGAGGAACAGACAGAGTACCAGCTACAG GTCACCCTGGAGACCGAGGACAGACGTGTCCTGTGGGGCCCGCAGCCTGTGCGTGTGCACGTGAAGGATGAGAACGACCAGGTGCCCCACTTCTCCCAGGCCACCTACAAAGTTCAGCTGAGCCGGGGTACTAGGCCGG gtgtccccttcttcttcctgGAGGCTTCCGATGGGGATGAGCCAGGCACAGCCAACTCAGATCTTCGGTTCCACATCCTGAACCAggccccagcccagcctgctTCAGATATGTTCCAGCTGGAGCCTCGGCTGGGCGCTCTGGCTCTGAGCCCTGAGG GGAGCACCAGCCTAGACAAGTCTCTGGAGGGGCACTACCAGCTGTTGGTACAGGTCAAGGACATGGGTGACCAGGCCTCGGGCCACCAGGCCACAGCCACCATAGATGTCTCTATAGTGGAAAACACCTGGGTGCCCCTAGATCCTGTCCGCCTGGCAGAGAATCTCCACGTCCCATACCCACACCACATTGCTCAG GTCCACTGGAATGGGGGGGATGTACATTATCACCTGGAGAGCCAGCCCCAGGGACCCTTtgatgtggacacagaggggaaacTCTACGTGACCCGGGAGCTGGATCGAGAAGCCCAGGCTGAG TACCTGCTCCGGGTGTGGGCTCAGAACACCCACAGTGAGGACTACGCAGAACCACTGGAGCTGCAGGTGGTGGTGACGGATGAGAATGACAACGCACCCGTCTGCCCGCCACGAGGCCCCTCAGTCAGCATCCCAGAGCTCAGCCCCCCAG GCACCAAGGTGGCTAAGATTTCGGCAGAGGACACAGATGCTCCCAGTTCCCCCAATTCCCATGTTGTGTATCAGCTACTGAGCCCTGAGCCTGAGGAGCCGGCAGAACTGAGAGCCTTCGAGCTGGACTCCACCTCGGGCAGCGTGACCCTGGGGGCTGCCCAGCTCCAAGCTGGCCAGAACATCCTGCTTCAGGTGCTGGCCATGGACCTAGGAGGAGCAGATGGTG GCCTCAGCAGCACCTGTGAAATACCAGTCACCATCACGGACATCAATGACCACGCCCCGGAGTTCACCACTTCCCAG ATTGAGCCCGTAAGTCTCCCTGAGGATGCAGAGCCTGGGACTCTGGTGACCACACTCACGGCCACTGATGCTGACCTCGAGCCTGCCTTCCGCCTCATGGACTTTGCCATCGAGGCAGGGGATGAAGAGGGGACCTTCAGCCTGGACTGGGAGCCAGACTCTGGTCATGTCCAGCTGAGACTCCTCAAG AACCTCAGCTATGAGGCAGCTCCGAGCCAcaagttggtggtggtggtgcggAACGTGGAAGAGCTGGTggggccaggcccaggcccaggagccacagccaCCGTGACTGTGCTGGTGGAAAGGGTGGTGCCGCCTCCTCAGCTGGACCAGGAGAGCTATGAGGCCAGCGTCCCCATCAGCACCCCTGCTGGCTCCCTCCTGCTGACTGTCCAGCCCTCAGACCCCATGAGCAATCCCCTCAG ATTCTCCCTGGTCAATGACTCCGAGGGCTGGCTCTGCATCAAGGAGATCTCCGGGGAGGTGCACACAGCCCGGCCCCTGCAGGGCGCCCAGCCTGGGGACATGTACACAGTGCTCATAGAGGCCCAGGATGCAG ATGAACCAACGCTGAGCACCTCTGCGACCCTTGTGATCCACTTCCTGAAGGCCCTTTCTGCCCCAGCCCCGACGCTGGCTCCCGTGCCCTCCCGACACCTATGCACACCCCGCCAGGACCATGGGGTGGTTGTCAGTGGACCCAGGGAGGACCCTGACCTGGCTGGTAGACATGGTCCCTACAGCTTTGCCCTTGGTCCCAACCCTACGGTGCAGCGGGACTGGCGTCTCCGGGCTCTCAATG GGTCCCATGCCTACCTCACCTTGGGCCTGCATTGGGTGGAGCCTCGTGAACACGTAGTCCCCATAGTTGTCAGCCACAGTGACCAGATATGGCAGATCCAGGTCCGAG TGATCGTGTGTCGCTGCAATGTGGAGGGGCAGTGCATGCGCAAGGTGGGCCGCATGAAGGGCATGCCCACGAAGCTGTCGGCGGTGGGCATTCTCGTGGGCACCCTGATAGCAATAG GCATCTTCCTCATC